One Echeneis naucrates chromosome 1, fEcheNa1.1, whole genome shotgun sequence DNA segment encodes these proteins:
- the LOC115043045 gene encoding 5-hydroxytryptamine receptor 4, producing MDNSSLVFLRNANTSLQIELQSCATLRNQVSRIFLYAFLSVGIACTVVGNFLVVLSIAYFKRLQSPTNSFVMSLAVADCLVGLVVMPYSMVRTVEGCWYFGALFCQLHSSLDVLLCTASIFHLSCIAFDRYYAVCNPLIYSLKMSRSRVALLIVICWAVPILISFGPIMLDLHIAGVDILLPQDVCVFLVNRIYAVMASMVAFYLPMAIMLVAYWRIFKAAKRQARQISAMESQMAAGVGKDSSKKQRHRNAMRRERKAAKTLGIIMGVFLIFWMPFFTVNIVDPFIEYSTEVVVWDIFLWLGYINSSLNPFLYGFFNRSFRRAFLMFIGCRVCMPGSSSGMELSHTKKDPNECAD from the coding sequence ATGGATAACAGCAGCTTAGTATTTCTCAGGAATGCTAACACATCTCTTCAGATTGAACTTCAGTCCTGTGCCACACTGAGGAACCAGGTTTCGCGCATTTTCCTGTACGCTTTCCTCTCTGTTGGCATCGCCTGCACAGTGGTGGGAAATTTTCTGGTTGTCTTGTCCATCGCCTATTTCAAGCGGTTGCAATCACCAACAAACTCCTTTGTCATGTCCTTGGCAGTGGCTGACTGCCTGGTTGGCCTGGTAGTGATGCCTTACAGTATGGTTCGGACTGTGGAGGGATGCTGGTACTTCGGTGCTCTTTTTTGTCAGCTTCACTCCAGCCTTGATGTTCTGCTTTGCACCGCCTCCATATTTCACCTCAGCTGCATTGCCTTTGATCGCTACTATGCTGTCTGCAATCCTCTAATTTATTCTTTAAAGATGTCTCGCAGTCGGGTAGCTCTCCTCATTGTTATATGTTGGGCTGTTCCCATACTCATTTCTTTTGGCCCCATAATGCTGGACCTTCACATTGCTGGTGTGGACATCTTGCTACCTCAAGATGTATGTGTATTCTTGGTAAATCGCATTTATGCTGTCATGGCTTCGATGGTAGCCTTCTACTTACCGATGGCTATAATGTTGGTAGCCTACTGGAGGATATTCAAAGCTGCCAAACGGCAGGCCAGGCAGATTAGTGCCATGGAAAGCCAGATGGCTGCTGGGGTTGGGAAAGACTCGAGcaagaaacagagacacagaaacgccatgagaagggagagaaaggcaGCAAAAACGTTGGGCATCATCATGGGAGTTTTCCTCATCTTCTGGATGCCCTTCTTCACAGTCAACATTGTCGACCCGTTTATTGAATACAGCACAGAGGTGGTGGTCTGGGATATATTTTTGTGGCTAGGATATATAAACTCATCCCTAAATCCCTTCCTGTATGGTTTCTTCAACCGTTCCTTCCGGAGGGCATTCCTCATGTTCATTGGCTGCAGGGTATGTATGCCCGGATCCTCCTCTGGGATGGAGCTGTCTCACACGAAGAAAGATCCAAATGAATGTGCAGATTAG
- the adra1d gene encoding alpha-1D adrenergic receptor, giving the protein MSDSNLRNDSNYGIYFAEAFNGSVPNGSISGCRNFTLDSQVVGVGIFLSVFILVAIVGNILVILSVVCNKHLQTVTNFFIVNLAVADLLLSIIVLPFSASLEVLGCWVFGRVFCNIWAAVDVLCCTASILSLCIISVDRYIGVKHCLKYPSIMTERKAVAILILVWVSSTVISVGPLLGWKEPPPVDESICRITEEPGYALFSSLFSFYLPLSVILFMYFRVYVVARRTTRSLEAGVKRERDKSMEVVLRIHCRSVLEDARPSSSKSAKNHPFRSSLSVRLMKFSREKKAAKTLAIVVGMFILCWLPFFFFLPMGSFFPALKPSETVFKVVFWLGYFNSCINPMIYPCSSKEFQRAFTRLLRCQCHQRQRVLRRFYNQRWRTAVRGKTRDQLADYKASYTVHESCGSSLFHKGKGGSLAFKRWSLFPPLQKSSVQLKKKVNNLSNKIKGGTGKGTAPTVGRIDAVDTVSMGIYNSCEQSSYQFYDLADCYGLKETDI; this is encoded by the exons ATGTCAGACTCTAATTTGAGGAACGACAGCAACTATGGGATCTATTTTGCCGAGGCTTTTAATGGATCTGTGCCAAACGGCAGCATCTCTGGCTGCAGAAACTTCACGCTGGACTCGCAGGTCGTCGGGGTCGGAATCTTCCTGTCCGTTTTCATTCTGGTGGCGATCGTCGGGAACATTTTGGTCATCCTGTCCGTGGTGTGCAACAAACACTTACAGACCGTCACCAACTTCTTCATCGTTAACTTGGCCGTGGCAGACCTGCTGCTGAGTATCATCGTGCTGCCCTTCTCTGCGTCTTTGGAGGTTTTGGGCTGCTGGGTGTTCGGCCGGGTCTTCTGCAACATCTGGGCAGCGGTGGACGTGCTGTGCTGCACCGCGTCCATCCTCAGCCTCTGCATCATCTCCGTCGACCGCTACATCGGAGTCAAGCACTGCCTCAAGTACCCGAGCATCATGACTGAGAGGAAGGCGGTGGCCATCCTGATCCTGGTGTGGGTGTCCTCCACGGTCATCTCCGTCGGTCCGCTGCTGGGCTGGAAGGAGCCGCCGCCGGTGGACGAGAGCATCTGCCGGATCACGGAGGAGCCGGGCTACGcgctcttctcctccctcttctccttctaCCTCCCGCTGTCCGTCATCCTCTTCATGTACTTCAGGGTGTACGTGGTGGCCCGCAGGACTACCAGGAGCCTGGAGGCGGGCGTCAAACGGGAGAGGGACAAGTCGATGGAGGTGGTGCTGCGGATCCACTGCCGCAGCGTGCTGGAGGACGCGCGTCCCTCCAGCTCCAAGAGCGCCAAGAACCACCCGTTCAGGAGCTCGCTGTCGGTGCGCCTCATGAAGTTCTCCCGGGAGAAAAAGGCTGCCAAAACCCTGGCCATCGTCGTGGGGATGTTCATCCTCTGCTGGCtgccctttttcttcttcctgccgATGG GTTCCTTCTTCCCGGCGCTGAAGCCGTCTGAAACTGTGTTCAAGGTGGTCTTTTGGCTTGGCTACTTCAACAGTTGCATCAACCCCATGATCTACCCTTGTTCCAGCAAAGAGTTCCAGAGGGCTTTCACACGGCTTCTCAGGTGCCAGTGTCACCAAAGACAGAGGGTCCTGCGCCGCTTCTACAACCAGAGGTGGCGGACAGCTGTCCGGGGAAAGACAAGGGACCAGCTGGCAGACTATAAGGCGAGCTACACCGTGCACGAATCCTGCGGAAGCTCTTTGTTCCACAAGGGGAAAGGGGGCTCGCTAGCTTTCAAGAGATGGAGTCTGTTCCCGCCACTGCAGAAGTCCTCGGTTCagctcaaaaagaaagtaaacaatctgtcaaataaaatcaaGGGAGGGACAGGAAAGGGTACCGCACCTACAGTGGGCAGGATCGACGCAGTAGACACGGTCTCAATGGGGATTTACAATTCCTGTGAGCAGAGCAGTTATCAGTTCTATGATCTGGCAGATTGCTATGGCctgaaagagacagacattTAG